The following coding sequences are from one Triticum aestivum cultivar Chinese Spring chromosome 5A, IWGSC CS RefSeq v2.1, whole genome shotgun sequence window:
- the LOC123104028 gene encoding serine/threonine-protein kinase PEPKR2, which translates to MESLPRKRKGARSLAGSLHDASADRKRTCRERKPRPDKKKKKPSDDAATASGRGGVVMTAPPASGRATPGSPGRGLKRKVGCIESATRIGRKKRLEAEYELGDEIGQGKFGSVRICRAKAGGEEFACKALPKNGEETVHREVEIMQHLSGHPGVVTLKAVFEDADKFYLVMELCSGGRLLDEMARDGTFSEQRAALVIKDLMSVVKYCHEMGVIHRDIKPENILLTKTGKMKLADFGLAARVTNGQKLSGVAGSPAYVAPEVLSGSYSEKVDIWGAGVLLHVLLLGSLPFQGGSLEAVFEAIKTVELDFNSGPWESMSVIGRDLISRMLDRDVSSRITADQVLCHPWVLFYTECTLKAVTPDVTNKIVAPKIPWDRIRSHCESSASDSSSQRSEDQDECGIVDALTAAITHVRISEPKRTRLCSPGIPIQQECSSNLKSNLCTAF; encoded by the exons ATGGAGTCGCTGCCGCGGAAGCGCAAGGGCGCGCGCTCCCTCGCCGGCTCCCTCCACGACGCCTCCGCGGACCGCAAGCGCACCTGCCGGGAGCGGAAGCCGCGCCccgacaagaagaaaaagaagccctCCGACGACGCCGCCACCGCCTCCGGCCGGGGCGGCGTGGTCATGACGGCGCCGCCGGCCAGCGGCCGGGCCACCCCGGGCAGCCCCGGCCGGGGGCTCAAGCGCAAGGTCGGCTGCATCGAGTCCGCCACGCGCATAGGCCGCAAGAAGCGCCTCGAGGCCGAGTACGAGCTCGGCGACGAGATCGGCCAGGGCAAGTTCGGCTCCGTCCGGATCTGCCGCGCCAAGGCCGGCGGCGAGGAGTTCGCCTGCAAGGCGCTCCCCAAGAACGGCGAGGAGACGGTCCACCGCGAGGTCGAGATCATGCAGCACCTCTCCGGCCACCCCGGCGTCGTCACGCTCAAGGCCGTCTTCGAGGACGCCGACAAGTTCTACCTCGTCATGGAGCTCTGCAGCGGCGGCCGCTTGCTCGACGAGATGGCCAGGGACGGCACCTTCTCCGAGCAGCGGGCCGCCCTTGTCATCAAGGATCTAATGTCGGTCGTCAAGTACTGCCACGAAATGGGCGTCATCCACAGGGACATTAAGCCGGAGAATATTTTGCTCACCAAGACTGGCAAGATGAAACTAGCTGATTTTGGATTGGCAGCACGAGTTACTAACG GTCAGAAATTGTCTGGCGTTGCTGGGAGCCCAGCCTATGTGGCGCCTGAGGTGTTGTCAGGAAGCTATTCTGAGAAAGTAGACATATGGGGTGCTGGGGTGCTCCTCCATGTACTACTGCTTGGTTCACTTCCATTTCAAGGAGGCTCTCTGGAAGCTGTCTTTGAAGCTATAAAGACAGTTGAGCTTGATTTCAACAGCGGTCCATGGGAATCAATGTCAGTTATTGGACGGGATCTTATAAGTCGAATGTTGGATCGAGATGTCTCTTCTAGAATAACTGCTGATCAAGTTCTTT GTCATCCATGGGTGTTGTTCTACACGGAATGTACCCTGAAGGCTGTAACTCCTGATGTCACTAACAAGATTGTAGCACCCAAAATTCCATGGGACAGAATTAGATCACATTGTGAGTCGTCAGCTTCAGATTCGTCGAGCCAGAGGTCGGAGGACCAGGATGAATGTGGCATAGTCGACGCACTGACAGCGGCAATAACACATGTTAGAATATCGGAGCCGAAAAGGACCCGGCTTTGCAGCCCCGGCATTCCCATACAGCAGGAGTGCTCCTCAAACTTGAAGAGCAACCTGTGCACGGCGTTCTGA